A portion of the Stigmatella aurantiaca DW4/3-1 genome contains these proteins:
- a CDS encoding ribonuclease HII produces the protein MSSVEQLLRTPLAELTDRYLVRAQPVPSGLLDALEADGRQGARTLARRIRNRQEKNRAEGQRLRHLLRYETELWEQGLERVAGVDEAGMAPLAGPVVAAAAILPRNYRLKGLDDSKKILDAERREELAAALKRDAVAWAVGIAEVEEIDRLNIYHAGLLAMRRAVLGLGLTPDYALVDARKIPECPCPQRGIIRGDALSMSIAAASVLAKTSRDRMMGELDARYPGYGLAVHKGYPTPQHVQALREKGVLPIHRRSFGPVREALGSVPMQTDLFAPVPVPRP, from the coding sequence ATGTCCAGTGTGGAACAACTCCTTCGGACCCCTCTCGCCGAGTTGACCGACCGCTACCTCGTGCGCGCACAACCGGTCCCCTCGGGACTGTTGGACGCCTTGGAGGCAGACGGCCGCCAAGGGGCTCGCACACTTGCCCGGCGCATCCGGAACCGCCAGGAGAAGAACCGCGCCGAGGGCCAGCGGCTGCGCCACCTGCTGCGCTACGAAACGGAGTTGTGGGAGCAAGGCCTGGAGCGCGTGGCCGGCGTGGACGAGGCCGGCATGGCCCCCCTGGCGGGCCCGGTGGTCGCCGCCGCGGCCATCCTGCCGCGAAACTACCGCCTCAAGGGATTGGACGACTCGAAGAAGATCCTGGACGCCGAACGGCGTGAGGAACTGGCCGCTGCCCTCAAGCGCGATGCGGTGGCCTGGGCGGTCGGCATCGCGGAGGTCGAGGAGATCGACCGCCTCAACATCTACCACGCGGGGCTTCTGGCCATGCGGCGGGCGGTGCTGGGCCTGGGCCTCACGCCGGACTACGCCCTGGTGGATGCACGCAAGATCCCCGAGTGCCCCTGCCCCCAGCGCGGCATCATTCGAGGCGACGCGCTCTCCATGAGCATCGCGGCGGCCTCCGTCCTCGCGAAGACGTCGCGGGATCGGATGATGGGCGAGCTGGACGCACGCTATCCAGGCTATGGGCTGGCGGTGCACAAGGGGTACCCCACCCCCCAGCACGTGCAGGCCCTCCGGGAGAAGGGCGTGCTGCCCATCCACCGCCGGAGCTTTGGGCCTGTCCGAGAGGCCCTGGGCAGCGTGCCCATGCAAACGGACCTCTTCGCCCCCGTCCCGGTTCCACGCCCGTGA
- a CDS encoding carboxypeptidase-like regulatory domain-containing protein — protein MDAGDDPCEEGLVTLSVQVVTAEGVPVKGATVTATSVETEQSITGVTDETGTSRAVNESLAPGKTLLSAIAGPKVSSSSEVEWTCDGCHCTPLPGAVQLQLNP, from the coding sequence GTGGACGCAGGCGACGACCCCTGCGAAGAGGGGCTGGTCACGTTGAGTGTTCAGGTGGTGACCGCCGAGGGGGTGCCCGTCAAGGGTGCCACGGTGACCGCGACGAGCGTGGAAACGGAGCAGAGCATCACCGGCGTCACGGACGAGACCGGCACCAGCCGGGCGGTGAATGAATCCCTTGCCCCAGGCAAGACGCTCCTGAGCGCGATCGCGGGGCCCAAGGTGTCCTCCTCCTCCGAGGTGGAGTGGACCTGCGATGGTTGCCACTGCACCCCTCTGCCCGGGGCGGTCCAACTTCAGCTCAACCCATAG